A window from Vulcanimicrobium alpinum encodes these proteins:
- a CDS encoding branched-chain amino acid ABC transporter permease — MNARSGTVGAAVILVLLAAAPLLSPLIHLDVSIVTEVLVTALAVMSVNLLLGYTGLPAFGNAAYFGLGAYGAGLSVKYFHVDFVAAVVIGTLAALAGGLLLAPFLLRRRGIYFGLLSIAFGQVFYFVAYRYTDVTGGEDGMNFPRPPVGLGHVSINETAFYYVALAVFIACVFAFRSVVRSPFGWTLIAIRQNEVRVRYLGLNTDRFIFVALLISSTMAGLGGALFSLLINFAYPLELDWHQSGFFVLMMILGGAGTVWGSLVGAFIYVIGKDIISTITPLWQIVLGALFVACVLGFPRGIVGTIGALRAARTGAPDDDASAAFDANAPVEVGRGV; from the coding sequence GTGAACGCGCGCTCCGGTACCGTCGGAGCGGCGGTGATCCTCGTGCTCCTCGCCGCGGCGCCGCTGCTCTCGCCGCTGATCCATCTCGACGTCTCCATCGTCACCGAGGTGCTGGTGACGGCACTCGCGGTGATGAGCGTGAACCTGCTGCTCGGCTACACCGGACTTCCCGCGTTCGGCAATGCGGCGTACTTCGGCCTCGGCGCCTACGGCGCGGGGCTCTCGGTCAAATATTTTCACGTCGACTTCGTGGCGGCGGTCGTCATCGGGACGCTCGCCGCACTCGCCGGCGGCCTGCTCCTCGCGCCGTTTCTGCTGCGCCGGCGCGGGATCTACTTCGGCCTGCTCTCGATCGCGTTCGGGCAGGTCTTCTACTTCGTCGCCTACCGCTACACCGACGTCACCGGCGGCGAGGACGGGATGAACTTCCCGCGCCCGCCGGTCGGGCTCGGGCACGTGTCGATCAACGAAACGGCGTTCTACTACGTCGCGCTGGCCGTGTTCATCGCGTGCGTGTTCGCTTTCCGGTCCGTGGTGCGCTCGCCGTTCGGGTGGACGCTGATCGCGATCCGGCAGAACGAGGTCCGCGTGCGGTATCTCGGGCTCAACACCGACCGCTTTATCTTCGTCGCGCTGCTGATCTCCTCGACGATGGCGGGGCTCGGGGGGGCGCTCTTCTCGCTGCTGATCAACTTCGCGTATCCGCTCGAACTCGACTGGCACCAGTCGGGCTTCTTCGTGCTGATGATGATCCTCGGCGGCGCCGGCACGGTGTGGGGGTCGCTGGTCGGCGCGTTCATCTACGTGATCGGGAAAGACATCATCTCGACGATCACGCCGCTGTGGCAGATCGTGCTCGGCGCGCTGTTCGTCGCGTGCGTGCTGGGCTTCCCGCGCGGGATCGTCGGGACGATCGGCGCGCTGCGCGCCGCGCGCACCGGTGCGCCCGACGACGACGCGAGCGCGGCGTTCGACGCGAACGCGCCGGTGGAGGTGGGCCGCGGTGTCTGA
- a CDS encoding branched-chain amino acid ABC transporter permease: MIEHLAPQLFNGLVLGAFYAIVALGLSLIMNLTGTINMAHGSFMTLAGYLAYTLVQRGVPFWFVLIAAPVITVLVGVFVERGLVRPLYKREPFYSLLMTFGLSLIAEEIFRLIWGSNGVPFSPPAALAGAASLGFMSFPIFRIFIAAVLIVAIVALALFLTRTRFGLRLRAAVQDTEMIAALGTNTQVLYAVNFGLGIFLAGIAGVLAAGMLGLSPTSGNALLMPAFVTVIIGGMGSLFGSIVGGMLIGIAISMTTLFIPAASEVSMYVLMAIVLLVRPRGLFGEEGIFG; this comes from the coding sequence GTGATCGAGCATCTGGCGCCGCAGCTCTTCAACGGGCTGGTGCTCGGAGCGTTCTACGCGATCGTGGCGCTCGGGCTCTCGCTCATCATGAACCTCACCGGCACCATCAACATGGCGCACGGGAGCTTCATGACGCTCGCGGGCTACCTCGCGTACACGCTCGTCCAGCGCGGTGTGCCGTTCTGGTTCGTGCTGATCGCGGCGCCGGTGATCACGGTTCTCGTCGGCGTGTTCGTGGAGCGGGGTCTGGTGCGGCCGCTCTACAAACGCGAGCCGTTTTACAGCCTGCTGATGACGTTCGGACTCTCCCTCATCGCCGAGGAGATCTTCCGGCTCATCTGGGGCTCGAACGGCGTTCCGTTCTCGCCGCCGGCGGCGCTGGCGGGTGCGGCGTCGCTCGGATTCATGAGCTTCCCGATATTCCGCATCTTCATCGCGGCCGTGCTGATCGTCGCGATCGTCGCGCTCGCGCTCTTCCTTACCCGCACGCGTTTCGGGCTGCGCCTGCGGGCGGCGGTGCAGGACACCGAGATGATCGCCGCGCTCGGCACCAACACCCAGGTGCTCTACGCGGTGAACTTCGGCCTCGGGATCTTCCTCGCCGGGATCGCCGGCGTGCTCGCGGCGGGGATGCTCGGCCTTTCGCCGACGAGCGGGAACGCGCTGCTGATGCCGGCGTTCGTCACCGTCATCATCGGCGGGATGGGCAGTCTCTTCGGCAGCATCGTCGGCGGGATGCTGATCGGGATCGCGATCTCGATGACCACGCTCTTCATCCCCGCCGCGAGCGAGGTGTCGATGTACGTGCTGATGGCGATCGTCCTGCTCGTGCGGCCGCGCGGACTCTTCGGCGAAGAAGGCATCTTCGGGTGA
- a CDS encoding ABC transporter ATP-binding protein, which translates to MSDAIMLEADSITKVFGGVRAVDDVSMQVREGTIHALIGPNGAGKTTFFNAISGFAMPEHGQVRFKGVDVTRMMNWRRVAMGMGRTFQTPSVFPELTVDENIRLGVRAHANHAFRLGALRGEAKRAVDTRVDELLGFVNLADQRDRPLAELAHGSQRLCEIAMSLSTDPVLVLLDEPMAGLAEAETDRIMGVIRDLRLRLGLTVLFVEHNMRVVLSLADRITVLDRGKLLAEGAPAEIAANNAVRSAYLGEGVLDHV; encoded by the coding sequence GTGTCTGATGCGATCATGCTCGAAGCCGATTCGATCACGAAGGTCTTCGGCGGCGTCCGTGCGGTCGACGACGTCTCGATGCAGGTCCGCGAAGGGACGATCCACGCGCTGATCGGCCCCAACGGTGCGGGGAAGACGACGTTCTTCAACGCGATCTCCGGCTTCGCGATGCCCGAGCACGGTCAGGTGCGGTTCAAGGGCGTCGACGTGACGCGGATGATGAACTGGCGGCGCGTCGCGATGGGGATGGGGCGGACGTTTCAGACGCCGAGCGTCTTCCCCGAACTCACCGTCGACGAGAACATCCGCCTCGGCGTGCGCGCGCACGCAAACCATGCGTTCCGCTTGGGCGCGCTGCGCGGCGAGGCGAAGCGCGCCGTCGACACGCGCGTCGACGAACTGCTCGGCTTCGTCAATCTGGCCGACCAGCGCGATCGCCCGCTCGCCGAGCTCGCGCACGGATCGCAGCGGTTGTGCGAGATCGCGATGAGCCTCTCGACCGATCCGGTGCTGGTGCTGCTCGACGAGCCGATGGCCGGCCTCGCCGAAGCCGAGACCGACCGCATCATGGGCGTGATCCGCGATCTGCGCCTTCGCCTCGGGCTCACCGTCCTCTTCGTCGAGCACAACATGCGCGTCGTCCTCTCGCTCGCCGATCGCATCACCGTCCTCGACCGCGGCAAATTGCTCGCCGAAGGCGCGCCCGCGGAGATCGCCGCCAACAACGCCGTGCGCAGCGCGTATCTCGGAGAAGGCGTCCTCGACCATGTCTGA
- a CDS encoding ABC transporter substrate-binding protein, with translation MARTVLSRRSFVTLAGAGTAAAFGIPAYLPRIGEAADTIKIGLLEPYTGVYAGPGENETNGFQMAVDAWNKRGGAMGRKVELVKEDEQNDPGVAAQKARKLVNQDKVVALVGTVSSAVSLSVAGVSNSLNTLFIDSGGHTDDVTGKSCHWNVFRTCHSTWMETHATGYSLQKRFGKKWFFITPDYAYGHALESGFKDVLAHIGGTVVGNELTPLGTTDFSSYLTKIDAAKPDLVLVFVQGDDYTNCLKQMNQFGLLKKYPVGGPQVELEPLYGLPPEARGGYWGVEWYYKSEKTLGKNNKLAHAFVADYMKRFNKPPTARSCFGYVTADRLINAMAETKSTESVKIAHALENTRFTSIFNGSAYYRKEDHQLMWPMWVAKIRPNGTPGDKDDLFDVVDINAPEAIEQTVAQKEAVCKLGYP, from the coding sequence ATGGCCCGTACCGTTCTCAGTCGTCGCTCGTTCGTCACGCTCGCCGGAGCCGGCACGGCCGCGGCGTTCGGGATCCCGGCGTATCTGCCGCGGATCGGCGAAGCGGCGGACACCATCAAGATCGGATTGCTCGAACCGTACACCGGCGTCTACGCCGGCCCGGGTGAGAACGAAACCAACGGCTTCCAGATGGCCGTCGACGCGTGGAACAAACGCGGCGGCGCGATGGGTCGCAAGGTCGAGCTCGTCAAGGAAGACGAGCAGAACGATCCCGGCGTCGCCGCTCAGAAGGCGCGCAAGCTCGTCAATCAGGACAAGGTCGTCGCGCTGGTCGGCACCGTCTCGAGCGCGGTCTCGCTTTCGGTCGCCGGCGTCTCGAACTCGCTCAACACGCTCTTCATCGACAGCGGCGGCCACACCGACGACGTCACCGGGAAGAGCTGTCACTGGAACGTGTTCCGCACCTGCCACAGCACGTGGATGGAGACGCACGCGACCGGCTACTCGCTGCAGAAGCGCTTCGGCAAGAAGTGGTTCTTCATCACGCCCGACTATGCGTACGGCCACGCGCTGGAAAGCGGCTTCAAGGACGTGCTCGCGCACATCGGCGGCACCGTCGTCGGCAACGAGCTGACGCCGCTGGGCACGACCGATTTCAGTTCGTACCTCACCAAGATCGACGCGGCGAAGCCGGATCTCGTGCTGGTGTTCGTGCAGGGCGACGACTACACCAACTGCCTCAAGCAGATGAACCAGTTCGGGCTGCTCAAGAAGTACCCGGTCGGCGGACCGCAGGTCGAACTCGAGCCGCTGTACGGCTTGCCGCCCGAAGCGCGCGGCGGTTACTGGGGCGTCGAGTGGTACTACAAGAGCGAGAAGACGCTGGGCAAGAACAACAAGCTCGCGCATGCGTTCGTCGCCGACTACATGAAGCGGTTCAACAAGCCGCCGACCGCACGCTCGTGCTTCGGCTACGTCACCGCCGACCGGCTGATCAACGCGATGGCCGAGACGAAGTCGACCGAATCGGTGAAGATCGCGCACGCGCTCGAGAACACGCGCTTCACGTCGATCTTCAACGGCAGCGCCTACTACCGCAAGGAAGATCATCAGCTGATGTGGCCGATGTGGGTGGCGAAGATCCGTCCGAACGGGACGCCCGGCGACAAGGACGATCTCTTCGACGTCGTCGACATCAACGCGCCCGAAGCGATCGAACAGACCGTCGCGCAGAAAGAAGCCGTCTGCAAACTGGGCTACCCGTAG
- a CDS encoding VWA domain-containing protein, translating into MLDKPARWTTTTVRGGAGSTACARRPHRQRSVADRTVRAFNDHERITIITFSEHPEIDRTFQMTRADDPAVYSSVKQLAAGLQAGGSTAIFAAREAALDEAVRDRTTDARYDTIVLMTDGENNHGDDFNAFAAKWYALPPFAQHIRIFPIFIGKRVRALVARDSTAARDPLERGDERAGRGRRRPASRRGGAAQAPARHRARAGQIATDVVEILPRLPAHGVVAATFADVRSTATSYLPDTLNAS; encoded by the coding sequence GTGCTCGACAAACCGGCTCGATGGACAACGACGACGGTACGGGGAGGAGCCGGATCGACCGCGTGCGCTCGACGTCCTCACCGGCAGCGATCCGTCGCTGACCGGACAGTTCGCGCGTTCAACGACCACGAACGGATCACGATCATCACGTTCAGCGAACATCCCGAGATCGACCGCACCTTCCAGATGACGAGGGCCGACGATCCTGCCGTCTACAGCTCGGTGAAGCAGCTCGCCGCAGGGCTGCAGGCGGGCGGCAGCACCGCGATCTTCGCCGCGCGCGAAGCGGCGCTCGACGAGGCGGTGCGCGATCGCACCACCGATGCGCGATACGACACGATCGTGCTGATGACCGACGGCGAGAACAACCACGGCGACGACTTCAACGCGTTTGCGGCGAAGTGGTACGCGCTGCCGCCGTTCGCGCAGCACATCCGGATCTTCCCGATTTTCATCGGGAAACGAGTCCGGGCGCTGGTCGCGCGCGACAGCACGGCCGCTCGAGACCCACTTGAGCGCGGAGATGAACGTGCAGGACGCGGTCGCCGGCGTCCAGCGTCTCGCCGCGGAGGCGCAGCACAAGCTCCCGCCCGACATCGCGCGCGGGCCGGCCAGATCGCGACCGACGTCGTCGAGATCCTGCCCCGGCTCCCCGCGCACGGCGTCGTCGCCGCGACCTTCGCCGACGTCCGCTCGACCGCGACGAGCTATCTCCCCGACACGCTCAACGCGTCCTGA
- a CDS encoding citrate/2-methylcitrate synthase, whose translation MASTVVNPGLEGIVVGETVLSNVEGDVGRLTYRGYDIHDLAEHATYEEVVHLLLFGRLPTYQELLDLKARLVARRSLPSGVVAMLHAVPRDAWPMDVLRTGVSAISHFLPHRPDGSHDTNIDAAIDLVAKFPTLVAVWDRLRRGLEPIAPDSTLDHAANFLWMRSGERPIPAAEAALDTYFILLADHSYNASTFSARVTASTGEDIYGAVAAAVATLAGDLHGGAPSKVMTMLEEIGLPEKAEPYVRALLGRGEKIMGMGHREYKIRDPRAAHLERMAKNLTEKSHTKWYLIARALEDASNAVLAEVKPGKPIYANVEFYTAPTLASLGIPSDEFTCTFACGRIAGWSAHVLEQVAHNRLIRPQATYVGPAVHPYEPIAARNARGNGAASGGAGSYN comes from the coding sequence ATGGCGTCCACGGTGGTCAACCCCGGGCTTGAAGGGATCGTCGTCGGCGAGACGGTGCTCAGCAACGTCGAAGGCGACGTCGGCCGGCTGACCTATCGCGGCTACGACATCCACGACCTCGCCGAACACGCGACCTACGAAGAGGTCGTGCACCTGCTGCTCTTCGGGCGGCTCCCGACGTACCAGGAACTGCTCGATCTCAAGGCGCGGCTCGTCGCCCGCCGCAGCCTGCCCTCCGGCGTGGTCGCGATGCTGCACGCCGTCCCTCGCGACGCATGGCCGATGGACGTGCTGCGCACCGGCGTCTCCGCGATCTCGCACTTCCTCCCGCACCGCCCCGACGGCTCGCACGACACGAACATCGACGCCGCGATCGATCTGGTCGCGAAGTTCCCGACGCTGGTCGCCGTGTGGGATCGTTTGCGGCGCGGCCTCGAACCGATCGCACCCGATTCGACGCTCGATCATGCCGCGAACTTCCTGTGGATGCGCAGCGGCGAGCGCCCGATCCCGGCGGCGGAGGCGGCGCTCGACACGTACTTCATCCTGCTTGCCGATCATTCGTACAACGCCTCGACGTTCTCGGCGCGCGTCACCGCGTCGACCGGCGAGGACATCTACGGCGCGGTCGCGGCCGCGGTCGCGACGCTCGCCGGCGATCTGCACGGAGGCGCCCCCAGCAAGGTGATGACGATGCTTGAAGAGATCGGCCTGCCGGAGAAGGCGGAGCCGTACGTTCGCGCGCTGCTCGGGCGCGGCGAGAAGATCATGGGAATGGGGCATCGCGAGTACAAGATTCGCGATCCGCGCGCGGCCCATCTCGAACGGATGGCGAAGAACCTCACCGAGAAGTCGCACACGAAGTGGTACTTGATCGCGCGCGCGCTCGAAGACGCGTCGAACGCGGTGCTCGCCGAGGTCAAGCCCGGGAAGCCGATCTACGCGAACGTCGAGTTCTACACCGCACCGACGCTCGCGAGCCTGGGGATTCCCAGCGACGAGTTCACCTGCACGTTCGCGTGCGGGCGCATCGCGGGGTGGTCGGCGCACGTGCTCGAGCAAGTCGCGCATAACCGTTTGATCCGACCGCAGGCGACGTACGTCGGGCCCGCGGTACACCCGTACGAACCGATCGCAGCGCGGAATGCCCGGGGCAACGGCGCGGCTTCCGGCGGCGCGGGGTCTTACAACTGA
- the hisB gene encoding imidazoleglycerol-phosphate dehydratase HisB has protein sequence MSARAARIARETKETRIDLRLALDGGPIAIETGVDFFDHMLTALATHAGLGLELHAHGDGMDHHHLVEDVGIALGRAIDEALGDKRGIARFGSIAVPLDDALVQCAVDLSGRPWLTYDVPFSVDRVGALPTELVPHFFRSVVDHGKFNLHLLRWGGTNNHHLCEAAFKAFARAFAQAKAVTGSGEVPSTKGTLGEN, from the coding sequence CTGAGCGCGCGCGCCGCGCGTATCGCGCGCGAAACGAAGGAGACGCGGATCGATCTGCGGCTCGCGCTCGACGGCGGTCCGATCGCGATCGAAACCGGCGTCGATTTCTTCGATCACATGCTGACCGCGCTCGCGACGCACGCGGGGCTAGGCCTGGAACTGCACGCGCACGGCGACGGGATGGACCATCACCATCTCGTCGAGGACGTCGGGATCGCGCTCGGACGCGCGATCGACGAAGCGCTGGGCGACAAGCGCGGGATCGCGCGGTTCGGCTCGATCGCCGTCCCGCTCGACGACGCCCTCGTCCAGTGCGCGGTCGACCTGAGCGGCCGCCCCTGGCTCACCTACGACGTCCCGTTTTCAGTGGACCGTGTCGGCGCGCTGCCGACCGAACTCGTCCCGCATTTCTTCCGCAGCGTCGTCGACCACGGCAAGTTCAACCTGCACCTGCTGCGCTGGGGCGGGACCAACAACCATCACCTGTGCGAGGCCGCGTTCAAAGCGTTCGCGCGCGCGTTCGCGCAAGCCAAGGCCGTCACGGGCTCGGGCGAAGTCCCCTCGACGAAAGGAACGCTCGGCGAGAACTGA